The sequence GAAGCCCACGTTCCGCTTGCCCACATGTTCGGATATTCCACCGACCTGCGCTCCAAGACGCAGGGCCGCGCCACCTATACCATGCAATTCGACCATTACGAGCCCGCTCCGCAGTCCGTGAGCGAGGAAGTCATCGCCAAGGTCAAGGGCGCCTAGCACGGCGCTGCGTACCCGGGAGGAGATCGCAAATGTCCAAGCAGAAGTTCGAACGCACCAAGCCCCACGTCAACATCGGCACGATCGGTCACGTCGACCACGGCAAGACGACCCTTACGGCCGCGATCACCAAGGTGTTGGCCAGCAAGGGTTGGGCCGACTTCGTGGCG comes from Candidatus Deferrimicrobiaceae bacterium and encodes:
- a CDS encoding GTP-binding protein, producing MSKQKFERTKPHVNIGTIGHVDHGKTTLTAAITKVLASKGWADFVA